The Chloroflexota bacterium genome includes the window TGGCGGGAGCTGTTGCGCGGCTTCATCGGCCTCGCCCGCAAGCGGGGGATCGCGCGTCTGTTACGGGGCAGCCGCTAGGTCATCGATACGGCTTCGTCCTCGCCCTCGTCTACCTCGTACTCTTCTCCATCATCATCGGCCTCTATCGGGTCCGATGACGCCTTCTCGCGGCGGGCAAGCAGAACGAATGGCAGCGCCAGGACCTGGATGCCGGCCGAAACCAGGTAGGACGTCGCGTACCCGCTGACGTCGGCCACCCGACCCAGGAATGGCTGGGCGACGACACCGCCTGCCGAGCCCATCAGGGAGTCGAACGAGAGGACGGTGGCCCGCTGCTCGGACGGGATGACCCCATTCAGGAAGGCCGATCGGATGGGTCGCGTGACGGCACCCACAAGCGACCAGACGGCAAGGAGCACCAGTGCCACGACGAACCCCGGCGCAAGGCCCAGCACTGCCAGTATCGCGATGCCCATGACGCCGCCGACCAGCAGCGCGTCGGTCCGCCGGCGGAAGAGGCGCCGGACCCAGGGAACCATGAGCCCGGCCGCGATCTGGACCCCGGCGAAAATCGCGGCCGCCAGACCGGCGATGCTGTACGCGGTCGGATCGCCGTACAGCTCCAGCAGATACGGCTGAGCGGCGTAGAAGACGTAGATCCCGGTGCCGGCGGTGAACGGGATGGCCAGCATCAGCCATCGGACCGGCGGGTTCCGGAAGCCACCGTCGATGGAACCGCGGATGACGTTGCGGACCGCCCTCCCGGTGCTGACATCGCGCTGCGGCGTGAACCCGATGTCATGCATGAAGCGCAGCGCCACCACCATGGTCAGCCCCAACATTCCGGCCCGGACGAGGTACGGCACGCCCAGGTTGGTGACCTGCGCGATCACGCCCCCGGCGACGGTCCCGATCAGCATGGCCGCCCCGCCAACCGTCTGCGCGCGACCGAAGACGTGGTCCAGGTGGCCGTGAAAGCCGGTCGCGTGCAGGGCATCCACCAGCCAGGCATCGGTCGCACCGGAGAAGAACGTGAAGCCCAGCCCCAGCAGGACCGACGCGATGGCCCAGCCCCACAGCGGCGCGTGGACCTGCCACATGGCGAGGTAGAGGAGCGTGGCGAAGAGCAGCGTCACCGTGCCCAGGACGAACGAGAAGCGGCGGCCGCGGGTGTCGGCGACGACGCCGGTGGGAATCTCGAAGATCACCATCCCCGCGGTGAAGAAGGCGTTGGCGGCAAACGCCTCCACATTGCTGAGGCCCGCATCGAGCAGGAAGATGGTGTTGATGCCCCAGATGAACGACGAGGCCAGGGTGTTCAGTAGGGTGAGGACCAGGTAGGTCCGCTCCACGGCTCGGGCCGGGTCGTTGGCGCCCTGGATGGCGTTCATCCGCGGCTAAGGGAGGTCCGCAGCCGGGGGAATCTCTTGGGGAGGTCGGGGGCCAGCACCTGGTAGATCACGTCCGGACGCGGAAAGCCGCGCAGGCGGCGCCGCCCCAG containing:
- a CDS encoding MFS transporter; this encodes MNAIQGANDPARAVERTYLVLTLLNTLASSFIWGINTIFLLDAGLSNVEAFAANAFFTAGMVIFEIPTGVVADTRGRRFSFVLGTVTLLFATLLYLAMWQVHAPLWGWAIASVLLGLGFTFFSGATDAWLVDALHATGFHGHLDHVFGRAQTVGGAAMLIGTVAGGVIAQVTNLGVPYLVRAGMLGLTMVVALRFMHDIGFTPQRDVSTGRAVRNVIRGSIDGGFRNPPVRWLMLAIPFTAGTGIYVFYAAQPYLLELYGDPTAYSIAGLAAAIFAGVQIAAGLMVPWVRRLFRRRTDALLVGGVMGIAILAVLGLAPGFVVALVLLAVWSLVGAVTRPIRSAFLNGVIPSEQRATVLSFDSLMGSAGGVVAQPFLGRVADVSGYATSYLVSAGIQVLALPFVLLARREKASSDPIEADDDGEEYEVDEGEDEAVSMT